One Anser cygnoides isolate HZ-2024a breed goose chromosome 4, Taihu_goose_T2T_genome, whole genome shotgun sequence genomic region harbors:
- the DCUN1D4 gene encoding DCN1-like protein 4 isoform X4 produces MPPRKKRRPAAGDDLSAKKSRHDGMYRKYDSTRIKAEEEVFSSKRCLEWFYEYAGTDDIVGPEGMEKFCEDIGVEPENVVMLVLAWKLDAQNMGYFTLQEWLKGMTSLQCDTTEKLRNSLDYLRSLLNEPTNFKLIYRYAFDFAREKDQRSLDINTAKCMLGLLLGKTWSLFPVFHQFLEQSKYKVINKDQWCNVLEFSRTINLDLSNYDEDGAWPVLLDEFVEWYKGKQMT; encoded by the exons tatgtATAGAAAATATGATTCGACtagaataaaagcagaagaagaagTCTTTTCAAGTAAGAGATGCTTAGAATGGTTCTATGAATATGCAG GCACTGATGACATTGTAGGGCCTGAAGGTATGGAGAAATTTTGTGAAGACATTGGAGTAGAACCAGAAAAT GTTGTTATGCTTGTATTAGCATGGAAGTTGGATGCACAAAACATGGGCTACTTTACATTACAAGAATGGTTAAAAGGAATGACATCGCTACA atgtGATACTacagaaaaactgagaaattcTCTGGATTACTTGAGATCTTTATTAAATGAGCCTACCAATTTTAAACTTATTTATAGATACGCATTTGACTTTGCACGG GAAAAGGACCAGCGCAGCCTAGACATAAACACTGCCAAGTGTATGTTGGGCCTTCTTTTAGGAAAAACATGGTCtctttttccagtatttcacCAGTTTCTAGAG CAATCAAAATACAAAGTTATCAATAAGGACCAATGGTGTAATGTTCTTGAATTCAGCAGAACAATTAACCTTGACCTCAGTAATTACGATGAAGATGGAGCCT GGCCAGTATTGTTGGATGAGTTTGTGGAATGgtataaaggaaaacagatgacGTAG
- the DCUN1D4 gene encoding DCN1-like protein 4 isoform X6, translating to MYRKYDSTRIKAEEEVFSSKRCLEWFYEYAGTDDIVGPEGMEKFCEDIGVEPENVVMLVLAWKLDAQNMGYFTLQEWLKGMTSLQCDTTEKLRNSLDYLRSLLNEPTNFKLIYRYAFDFAREKDQRSLDINTAKCMLGLLLGKTWSLFPVFHQFLEQSKYKVINKDQWCNVLEFSRTINLDLSNYDEDGAWPVLLDEFVEWYKGKQMT from the exons atgtATAGAAAATATGATTCGACtagaataaaagcagaagaagaagTCTTTTCAAGTAAGAGATGCTTAGAATGGTTCTATGAATATGCAG GCACTGATGACATTGTAGGGCCTGAAGGTATGGAGAAATTTTGTGAAGACATTGGAGTAGAACCAGAAAAT GTTGTTATGCTTGTATTAGCATGGAAGTTGGATGCACAAAACATGGGCTACTTTACATTACAAGAATGGTTAAAAGGAATGACATCGCTACA atgtGATACTacagaaaaactgagaaattcTCTGGATTACTTGAGATCTTTATTAAATGAGCCTACCAATTTTAAACTTATTTATAGATACGCATTTGACTTTGCACGG GAAAAGGACCAGCGCAGCCTAGACATAAACACTGCCAAGTGTATGTTGGGCCTTCTTTTAGGAAAAACATGGTCtctttttccagtatttcacCAGTTTCTAGAG CAATCAAAATACAAAGTTATCAATAAGGACCAATGGTGTAATGTTCTTGAATTCAGCAGAACAATTAACCTTGACCTCAGTAATTACGATGAAGATGGAGCCT GGCCAGTATTGTTGGATGAGTTTGTGGAATGgtataaaggaaaacagatgacGTAG
- the DCUN1D4 gene encoding DCN1-like protein 4 isoform X7 → MEKFCEDIGVEPENVVMLVLAWKLDAQNMGYFTLQEWLKGMTSLQCDTTEKLRNSLDYLRSLLNEPTNFKLIYRYAFDFAREKDQRSLDINTAKCMLGLLLGKTWSLFPVFHQFLEQSKYKVINKDQWCNVLEFSRTINLDLSNYDEDGAWPVLLDEFVEWYKGKQMT, encoded by the exons ATGGAGAAATTTTGTGAAGACATTGGAGTAGAACCAGAAAAT GTTGTTATGCTTGTATTAGCATGGAAGTTGGATGCACAAAACATGGGCTACTTTACATTACAAGAATGGTTAAAAGGAATGACATCGCTACA atgtGATACTacagaaaaactgagaaattcTCTGGATTACTTGAGATCTTTATTAAATGAGCCTACCAATTTTAAACTTATTTATAGATACGCATTTGACTTTGCACGG GAAAAGGACCAGCGCAGCCTAGACATAAACACTGCCAAGTGTATGTTGGGCCTTCTTTTAGGAAAAACATGGTCtctttttccagtatttcacCAGTTTCTAGAG CAATCAAAATACAAAGTTATCAATAAGGACCAATGGTGTAATGTTCTTGAATTCAGCAGAACAATTAACCTTGACCTCAGTAATTACGATGAAGATGGAGCCT GGCCAGTATTGTTGGATGAGTTTGTGGAATGgtataaaggaaaacagatgacGTAG